A portion of the Pseudarthrobacter sp. L1SW genome contains these proteins:
- the dnaE gene encoding DNA polymerase III subunit alpha — protein MTSSNDSFVHLHNHTEYSMLDGAARLGELFDETERLGMPALATTDHGYLFGAFDFWKKATDKGIKPIIGVEAYVTPGTARGDKSRVRWGEEHQRKDDISGGGSYTHMTLLSYNNAGMRNLFRASSIASLDAVFGKWPRLDRELLNTYSEGLIATTGCPSGEIQTRLRLGQYREALEAAAEFRDIFGAENYFCELMDHGLDIERRVTGDLLRLAKELNLPLVATNDLHYTHEHDAKAHEALLAIQSGSTLLEPTYDNGGSRFAFSGSGYYLKSPQEMRELFRDHPDACDNTLLIAERCEVSFNTGANYMPRFPCPPGEDETSWLVKEVAKGLEYRYPGGVPDNVRAQADYELGVITSMGFPGYFLVVADFINWAKNNGIRVGPGRGSGAGSMVAYAMRITDLDPLRHGLIFERFLNPDRVSMPDFDVDFDDRRRSEVIDYVTRKYGDERVAMIVTYGTIKTKQALKDSSRVLGYPFSMGETLTKALPPAVMAKDIPLADIQNPEAKRYGEAGDFRQLISTDPEAAKVFETALGIEGLKRQWGVHAAGVIMSSDPIIDVIPIMRRIQDGQVITQFDYPTCEGLGLIKMDFLGLRNLTIISDALENIKMNRGIDLDLENLELDDAPSYELLARGDTLGVFQLDGGPMRSLLKLMKPDNFEDISAVLALYRPGPMGANAHTDYALRKNGIQEVIPIHPELKEPLSEILGGTYGLIVYQEQVMAVAQKLAGYSLGQADILRRAMGKKKKSELDKQFAGFSQGMQDNGYSMEAVKTLWDILLPFSDYAFNKAHSAAYGVISYWTAYLKAHYAPEYMAALLTSVGDDKDKSAIYLNECRRMGITVLPPDVNESALNFTPVGNDIRFGMGAIRNVGVNVVEAMVAARESEGAFTSFKDYLMKVPAVVCNKRTIESLIKSGAFDSLGHHRRALAMIHEEAIDSVITLKRNEAIGQFDLFAGFDEAESESSLSIEIPDLPEWEKKDKLSFERDMLGLYVSDHPLQGLEGLLSQHAEMSITSVLGEDGPQDGAIITIAGMITSLSRRIAKASGNAYARAEVEDLGGSMEVMFFGQVYGPIASVLAEDLIVVVKGRLQKRDDGAITLNCMELSVPDLSEGLNGPLVITMPTYKATEAVVTELGDVLRTHRGNSEVRLHLQGDTRTEIMGLPVHLRVNPSPSLFGDLKVLLGPACLDA, from the coding sequence GTGACTTCCAGCAACGACTCGTTTGTCCATCTCCACAACCACACCGAGTACTCGATGCTGGACGGTGCCGCCAGGCTCGGCGAGCTGTTCGATGAAACGGAGCGGCTGGGCATGCCTGCCCTTGCCACCACCGACCACGGCTACCTCTTCGGCGCCTTCGACTTCTGGAAGAAGGCCACGGACAAAGGGATCAAGCCGATCATCGGCGTCGAAGCCTATGTGACTCCGGGAACAGCCCGCGGTGACAAGAGCCGCGTGCGCTGGGGTGAGGAACACCAGCGCAAGGACGATATTTCCGGCGGTGGTTCCTACACCCACATGACCCTGCTCAGCTACAACAACGCGGGCATGCGGAACCTGTTCCGGGCATCCTCCATCGCCTCCCTTGATGCAGTCTTCGGCAAGTGGCCGCGCCTGGACAGGGAGCTGCTGAACACCTATTCCGAGGGCCTGATCGCCACCACGGGCTGCCCGTCCGGTGAAATCCAGACCCGGCTGCGGCTGGGCCAGTACCGCGAGGCGCTGGAGGCCGCTGCGGAGTTCCGGGACATCTTCGGGGCGGAAAACTACTTCTGCGAACTCATGGACCACGGGCTGGACATCGAGCGGCGCGTCACCGGGGACCTGCTGCGGCTCGCCAAGGAGCTGAACCTCCCGTTGGTGGCCACCAACGACCTCCACTACACCCACGAGCACGATGCCAAGGCCCACGAGGCCCTGCTGGCCATCCAGTCCGGTTCAACCCTGCTGGAACCCACCTATGACAACGGCGGGTCCCGCTTCGCCTTCTCCGGCAGCGGCTACTACCTGAAGTCGCCCCAGGAAATGCGGGAACTGTTCCGCGACCACCCCGACGCCTGCGACAACACCCTCCTGATCGCCGAGCGCTGCGAAGTGTCCTTCAACACCGGGGCCAACTACATGCCGCGGTTCCCCTGCCCGCCGGGGGAGGACGAAACCTCCTGGCTGGTCAAGGAAGTGGCCAAGGGGCTGGAATACCGTTATCCGGGCGGTGTCCCCGACAACGTCCGCGCCCAGGCCGACTACGAGCTGGGCGTCATCACTTCCATGGGTTTCCCCGGCTACTTCCTGGTGGTGGCGGACTTCATCAACTGGGCCAAGAACAACGGCATCCGGGTTGGCCCCGGACGTGGTTCCGGCGCCGGCTCCATGGTGGCCTACGCCATGCGCATCACCGACCTGGACCCGCTGCGCCACGGTCTGATCTTTGAACGGTTCCTGAACCCGGACCGCGTCTCCATGCCCGACTTCGACGTCGACTTCGATGACCGGCGCCGCTCCGAAGTCATCGACTACGTGACCCGGAAATACGGCGACGAACGCGTGGCCATGATCGTCACGTACGGCACCATCAAGACCAAGCAGGCGCTGAAGGACTCCTCGCGCGTGCTGGGCTACCCGTTCAGCATGGGTGAAACGCTCACCAAGGCCCTGCCCCCGGCCGTGATGGCCAAGGACATCCCGCTGGCGGACATCCAAAACCCGGAGGCCAAGCGCTACGGTGAAGCGGGCGATTTCCGCCAGCTCATCAGCACGGACCCGGAGGCCGCGAAGGTTTTTGAGACGGCCCTGGGCATCGAGGGCCTGAAGCGGCAGTGGGGTGTCCACGCGGCCGGCGTCATCATGTCCTCGGACCCGATCATCGACGTCATCCCCATCATGCGCCGGATCCAGGACGGCCAGGTCATTACCCAGTTCGACTACCCCACGTGTGAGGGCCTCGGCCTGATCAAGATGGACTTCCTGGGCCTGCGGAACCTGACGATCATTTCCGACGCCCTGGAAAACATCAAGATGAACCGCGGCATCGACCTGGACCTGGAAAACCTGGAACTCGACGACGCCCCGTCCTACGAGCTGCTGGCCCGCGGCGACACCCTGGGCGTGTTCCAGCTCGATGGCGGGCCCATGCGGTCCCTGCTCAAGCTGATGAAGCCTGACAACTTCGAAGACATTTCCGCAGTGCTCGCCCTGTACCGGCCCGGTCCCATGGGCGCCAACGCGCACACGGACTATGCGCTGCGCAAGAACGGGATCCAGGAAGTCATCCCCATCCACCCGGAACTGAAGGAACCCCTTTCGGAAATCCTCGGCGGAACCTATGGCCTGATCGTGTACCAGGAACAGGTTATGGCCGTGGCGCAGAAGCTGGCCGGGTACTCGCTGGGCCAGGCAGACATCCTCCGGCGCGCCATGGGCAAGAAGAAGAAATCGGAACTGGACAAGCAGTTCGCGGGTTTTTCCCAGGGCATGCAGGACAACGGCTACTCCATGGAGGCCGTGAAAACCCTGTGGGACATCCTGCTCCCCTTCTCCGACTACGCCTTCAACAAGGCGCACTCGGCCGCCTACGGCGTGATCTCCTACTGGACCGCCTACCTGAAGGCGCACTACGCCCCGGAGTACATGGCCGCGCTCCTGACCTCCGTGGGCGACGACAAGGACAAGTCGGCCATCTACCTCAACGAATGCCGGCGCATGGGCATCACCGTGCTGCCGCCGGACGTGAACGAGTCCGCCCTGAACTTCACTCCCGTGGGCAATGACATCCGCTTCGGCATGGGTGCCATCCGCAACGTGGGCGTCAACGTGGTGGAGGCCATGGTGGCCGCCCGGGAAAGCGAGGGGGCGTTCACGTCCTTCAAGGACTACCTGATGAAGGTCCCCGCCGTGGTCTGCAACAAGCGGACCATTGAATCCCTGATCAAGTCCGGCGCCTTTGATTCCCTGGGCCACCACCGCCGGGCCCTGGCCATGATCCACGAAGAGGCGATCGACTCCGTGATCACGCTCAAGCGGAACGAGGCGATCGGACAGTTCGACCTCTTCGCCGGCTTCGACGAAGCCGAGTCCGAGTCATCCCTGAGCATCGAAATCCCGGACCTGCCGGAATGGGAAAAGAAGGACAAACTCTCCTTCGAACGCGACATGCTGGGGCTCTACGTTTCGGACCACCCCCTGCAGGGCCTCGAAGGGCTGCTGAGCCAGCATGCGGAGATGAGCATCACGTCCGTCCTGGGCGAAGACGGACCGCAGGACGGCGCCATCATCACCATTGCCGGAATGATTACGTCGCTGAGCAGGCGCATTGCAAAGGCCAGCGGCAACGCGTACGCACGGGCCGAGGTGGAGGACCTGGGCGGCTCCATGGAAGTCATGTTCTTCGGCCAGGTCTACGGCCCCATCGCTTCCGTGCTGGCCGAGGACCTGATCGTGGTGGTCAAGGGACGCCTGCAAAAACGCGACGACGGTGCCATCACACTGAACTGCATGGAGCTGTCCGTCCCCGACCTCAGCGAGGGGCTCAACGGCCCGCTGGTGATCACCATGCCCACCTACAAGGCCACGGAAGCGGTGGTCACCGAACTTGGCGACGTCCTCCGTACCCACCGGGGCAACTCCGAAGTGCGGCTGCACCTCCAAGGCGACACGCGGACGGAAATCATGGGCCTGCCGGTCCACCTGCGCGTGAACCCCAGCCCGTCCCTGTTCGGCGACCTGAAAGTGCTCCTCGGCCCCGCCTGCCTTGACGCCTGA
- a CDS encoding flavin reductase family protein, producing MFRRHAAGVAIITVNYQDQPYGFTATSVASLSAQPPRFTFNMARSSRSWPAVANTTYLGVHMLGLENQQLADRFAGAGNRFEGDHWEVGPHGVPVLKGVAGWLIGEVQMRLSFENNAVVVVQVVDGQVGGEGSPLLYHGGAYGQPVPLDYEI from the coding sequence ATGTTCCGGCGCCATGCTGCCGGCGTCGCCATCATCACGGTCAACTACCAGGACCAGCCCTACGGTTTCACCGCCACCTCGGTTGCCTCACTTTCCGCGCAGCCGCCGCGTTTCACCTTCAACATGGCCCGCAGTTCACGCTCGTGGCCTGCCGTGGCCAACACCACCTACCTTGGGGTCCACATGCTGGGCCTGGAGAACCAGCAGCTTGCTGACCGGTTTGCCGGTGCCGGCAACCGCTTCGAGGGTGACCACTGGGAGGTGGGCCCGCACGGCGTGCCGGTGCTCAAGGGCGTGGCAGGCTGGCTTATTGGCGAAGTGCAGATGCGCCTGTCCTTCGAAAACAACGCCGTGGTGGTGGTCCAGGTGGTGGACGGCCAGGTGGGCGGCGAAGGCTCTCCCCTGCTATACCACGGCGGAGCGTACGGCCAGCCGGTTCCCCTGGACTACGAGATCTAG
- the hisD gene encoding histidinol dehydrogenase has translation MVTISSENPASPAAAVVDFRTVDLRGQSLTLAGLRAAVPRAQGQTVADAEGKVLDIIAAVRRGGFEALGELALRFDGVQQRHPLVPQEALAAALEELEPSVRSALEESISRARRFADGQRPRDIEVELGDGAVVAQNWVPVARVGLYVPGGLAVYPSSVIMNVVPALAAGVQSIALASPPQKEFGGLPHPTILAAAALLGITEVYAIGGAQAIAAFAYGVEATEAGPALEPVDVVTGPGNIFVATAKRLVKGVVGIDSEAGTTEIAILADSTARPALVAADLISQAEHDPKAASVLITDSEDLATAVRAELGHQAGATKHSGRVLEALSGPQSGVVLVDNLEQGIAACDAYAAEHLEIMTADAAGVAARIRNAGAIFVGDYSPVSLGDYCAGSNHVLPTSGTAAFSSGLNVTTFLRAIQVVNYSRDALAEVSGHIVSLSGAEDLPAHGEAVTARFA, from the coding sequence ATGGTGACCATTTCTTCGGAGAATCCCGCCAGCCCAGCCGCCGCCGTCGTAGACTTCCGCACCGTTGACCTGCGCGGCCAAAGCCTGACCCTCGCCGGACTGCGCGCCGCTGTCCCGCGCGCCCAGGGCCAGACCGTGGCGGACGCGGAAGGGAAGGTCCTGGACATCATTGCGGCCGTCCGGCGGGGCGGCTTCGAAGCACTCGGAGAACTCGCCCTTCGATTCGACGGCGTGCAGCAGCGCCATCCGCTGGTCCCGCAGGAGGCCCTGGCAGCCGCCCTGGAGGAGTTGGAGCCGTCCGTCCGCAGCGCGCTTGAGGAGTCCATCAGCCGGGCACGGCGCTTCGCGGACGGCCAGCGCCCCCGCGACATCGAGGTCGAGCTTGGCGACGGCGCCGTGGTGGCCCAGAACTGGGTGCCGGTGGCAAGGGTGGGACTCTACGTACCCGGCGGCCTCGCCGTCTACCCGTCCTCCGTAATCATGAACGTTGTTCCCGCCCTCGCCGCCGGAGTGCAGTCGATCGCACTGGCGTCGCCGCCGCAGAAGGAGTTCGGCGGCCTGCCGCACCCCACCATCCTGGCCGCCGCCGCTCTGCTGGGCATCACCGAGGTGTACGCCATCGGCGGCGCCCAGGCCATCGCCGCGTTCGCCTATGGTGTTGAGGCCACGGAGGCTGGCCCGGCACTGGAGCCTGTGGACGTGGTGACCGGGCCGGGCAATATCTTTGTTGCCACCGCCAAGCGCCTGGTGAAGGGCGTCGTGGGGATCGATTCGGAGGCCGGCACCACGGAGATCGCCATCCTGGCGGACTCCACGGCCCGGCCGGCCCTGGTGGCCGCAGACCTCATCAGCCAGGCTGAACACGACCCCAAGGCGGCCTCGGTGCTGATTACCGATTCCGAGGACCTCGCCACGGCGGTCCGCGCCGAACTCGGCCACCAGGCTGGGGCCACCAAGCACTCCGGACGGGTCCTCGAGGCGCTGTCCGGACCGCAGTCCGGGGTGGTACTGGTGGACAACCTGGAACAGGGCATCGCAGCCTGCGACGCCTATGCGGCAGAACACCTGGAGATCATGACCGCGGACGCCGCCGGCGTGGCCGCCAGGATCCGGAATGCCGGCGCCATTTTTGTGGGCGACTACAGTCCCGTCAGCCTGGGGGACTACTGCGCGGGGTCCAACCACGTCCTGCCCACCAGCGGCACCGCCGCTTTTTCGTCCGGCCTGAATGTCACCACGTTCCTGCGGGCCATCCAGGTAGTCAACTACAGCAGGGACGCGCTGGCCGAGGTCAGCGGGCACATTGTCAGCTTGTCCGGCGCCGAAGACCTTCCCGCCCACGGGGAAGCGGTGACGGCAAGGTTCGCCTGA
- the nrdR gene encoding transcriptional regulator NrdR, producing MYCPFCRNPDSRVVDSRMADDGSAIRRRRQCPECGRRFTTVETTSLSVIKRSGVGEPFSRSKVINGVRKACQGRPVSEDDLALLAQEVEEQIRSSGAAEIDAHEVGLVILGPLQKLDKVAYLRFASVYQAFESLEDFETAIALLRQEEEGAPGITPKGAKSSEKSPL from the coding sequence ATGTATTGTCCGTTCTGCCGCAACCCGGACTCCCGGGTGGTGGACAGCCGCATGGCGGATGACGGTTCGGCCATCCGCCGGCGCCGCCAGTGCCCGGAGTGCGGCCGAAGATTCACCACGGTGGAAACTACCAGCCTTTCCGTGATCAAGCGTTCCGGCGTGGGGGAGCCCTTCAGCCGCAGCAAGGTGATCAACGGGGTGCGCAAGGCCTGCCAGGGGCGGCCCGTCAGCGAAGACGACCTCGCGCTGCTCGCGCAGGAAGTGGAAGAGCAGATCCGGTCCTCCGGCGCGGCCGAGATCGACGCCCACGAGGTTGGCCTGGTCATCCTCGGCCCGCTGCAGAAGCTGGACAAGGTTGCCTACCTGCGCTTCGCCAGCGTCTACCAGGCTTTTGAATCCCTTGAGGACTTTGAAACCGCTATCGCCCTTCTCCGCCAGGAGGAGGAAGGCGCCCCAGGTATTACCCCAAAGGGCGCGAAGAGCTCCGAGAAGAGCCCACTCTAG
- a CDS encoding SDR family oxidoreductase: MVVTGASRGIGAAIARLAARRGFAVVVNYSADAAGADSVVRGITDDGGTAVPVRADVSDPSAVRSLFEAAANLGTLTAVVNNAGITGNRIGKLADVPAETVRRVMDVNITGTVQVCQEAVRRLGTAAGGRGGCIVNISSTATKAGSPGTWAHYAASKGAVDVLTVGLAAEVASQGIRVNAVAPGSTNTGLHAAAGMPDRMERLNPTIPMGRGAEPEEVAAAVLWLMSAEASYITGVVLPVSGGR, encoded by the coding sequence ATGGTGGTGACGGGGGCCAGCCGCGGCATCGGCGCCGCCATTGCGCGGCTTGCTGCCCGCAGGGGATTTGCCGTCGTCGTGAATTACTCGGCGGATGCCGCCGGCGCGGATTCCGTGGTGCGAGGCATTACTGACGACGGCGGCACGGCAGTTCCGGTGCGGGCGGACGTCAGCGACCCCTCCGCCGTCCGTTCCCTGTTCGAGGCCGCCGCCAACCTGGGCACACTGACGGCCGTCGTGAACAACGCCGGGATAACCGGGAACCGGATCGGCAAGCTTGCCGATGTGCCGGCTGAGACGGTCCGCCGGGTGATGGACGTCAACATCACCGGGACCGTCCAGGTGTGCCAGGAGGCGGTGCGGCGCCTCGGCACAGCGGCCGGAGGACGCGGCGGTTGCATCGTCAACATCTCATCCACTGCCACCAAGGCAGGGTCACCCGGGACATGGGCGCACTATGCGGCGTCCAAAGGTGCGGTGGACGTCCTGACCGTGGGCCTCGCGGCGGAAGTGGCCAGCCAAGGCATCCGGGTCAATGCCGTGGCCCCCGGCAGCACCAACACGGGATTGCACGCAGCAGCCGGGATGCCGGACCGGATGGAACGCCTCAACCCCACCATTCCCATGGGACGTGGAGCGGAGCCGGAGGAGGTGGCCGCGGCAGTCCTGTGGCTGATGTCAGCCGAGGCGTCCTACATCACAGGAGTGGTGCTGCCGGTGTCCGGGGGCAGGTGA
- the ppgK gene encoding polyphosphate--glucose phosphotransferase — protein MAKNDEKSHKNAPLIGIDIGGTGIKGGIVDLKKGKLLGERFRVPTPQPATPESVAEAVALVVSELSARPEAPAAGSPVGVTFPGIIQHGVVHSAANVDKSWLNTDIDALLTARLGRPVEVINDADAAGLAEARYGAGAGVKGTVLVITLGTGIGSAFIFDGKLVPNAELGHLEIDGHDAESKASAVARERDGLSWDEYSVLLQRYFSHVEFLFSPELFIVGGGISKRADEYLPNLRLRTPIVPAVLRNEAGIVGAAIEIALKHKLAK, from the coding sequence TTGGCCAAGAATGACGAAAAGTCGCACAAGAACGCCCCCCTGATCGGCATCGACATCGGAGGCACTGGAATCAAGGGCGGCATCGTCGACCTGAAGAAGGGCAAGCTGCTTGGCGAACGGTTCCGGGTCCCCACCCCCCAGCCGGCCACCCCGGAATCCGTTGCCGAAGCAGTGGCTCTGGTGGTCTCAGAGCTTTCTGCCCGGCCCGAGGCGCCGGCGGCCGGCTCGCCCGTGGGCGTGACCTTCCCCGGCATCATCCAGCACGGCGTGGTCCACTCCGCCGCCAACGTGGACAAGAGCTGGCTCAACACGGACATCGATGCGCTCCTGACCGCCCGGCTGGGGCGGCCGGTGGAGGTCATCAACGACGCCGACGCCGCAGGGCTGGCGGAGGCCCGCTACGGTGCGGGGGCCGGTGTCAAGGGCACGGTCCTGGTGATCACTTTGGGCACGGGAATCGGCTCGGCGTTCATTTTCGATGGCAAGCTTGTTCCCAACGCTGAACTGGGCCACCTGGAAATCGACGGCCACGACGCCGAATCCAAAGCCTCGGCAGTGGCACGGGAGCGCGACGGCCTGTCCTGGGACGAATACAGCGTCCTGCTGCAGCGCTACTTCTCGCACGTCGAATTCCTGTTCTCGCCCGAACTGTTCATTGTGGGCGGCGGCATCTCCAAGCGCGCCGACGAGTACTTGCCCAACCTCCGGCTCCGCACCCCCATCGTGCCGGCAGTCCTTCGCAACGAGGCCGGCATCGTTGGTGCCGCCATCGAAATCGCGCTGAAGCACAAGCTCGCCAAGTAG
- the map gene encoding type I methionyl aminopeptidase: MPSLASTAPIGTLTPGTIGPQRPVPASIPRPEYVGKPAPAKFTGSEVKSPETVEKIRVASKIAAQAIVEVGKHIQPGVTTDQLDKVGHEFLLDHHAYPSTLGYRGFPKSLCSSLNEVICHGIPDSTVVQDGDILNIDITAFINGVHGDTNYTFLVGDVDEESRLLVERTQESLNRAIKAVAPGREINVIGRAIQSYAKRFGYGVVRDFTGHGVGEAFHTGLIIPHYDAAPAYNTVIEAGMVFTIEPMLTLGTVEWDMWADDWTVVTKDRKRTAQFEHTLLVTDSGAEILTLP, encoded by the coding sequence ATGCCTTCCCTTGCCTCGACTGCACCCATCGGCACCCTCACTCCGGGAACCATAGGTCCGCAGCGTCCCGTCCCGGCGTCCATCCCCCGGCCGGAGTACGTCGGCAAGCCTGCCCCGGCAAAGTTCACGGGTTCGGAGGTCAAATCCCCCGAAACGGTCGAGAAGATCCGGGTGGCTTCGAAGATCGCCGCGCAGGCCATCGTGGAAGTGGGCAAGCACATCCAGCCGGGCGTCACCACGGACCAGTTGGACAAGGTGGGCCACGAGTTCCTCCTTGACCACCACGCCTACCCGTCCACCCTGGGCTACCGGGGCTTCCCCAAGTCCCTGTGTTCGTCCCTGAACGAAGTCATTTGCCACGGCATCCCGGACAGCACCGTGGTCCAGGACGGCGACATCCTCAACATCGACATCACCGCTTTCATCAACGGCGTCCACGGCGACACCAACTACACCTTCCTGGTGGGCGACGTAGACGAGGAATCCCGGCTGCTGGTGGAACGGACGCAGGAGTCGCTGAACCGGGCCATCAAGGCCGTGGCCCCAGGCCGTGAAATCAACGTGATCGGCCGCGCCATACAGTCCTACGCCAAGCGCTTCGGCTACGGTGTGGTGCGGGACTTCACCGGCCACGGCGTGGGCGAAGCATTCCATACTGGGCTCATCATTCCGCATTACGATGCCGCCCCGGCCTACAACACCGTGATCGAAGCCGGCATGGTCTTCACCATCGAGCCGATGCTGACCCTGGGCACCGTGGAGTGGGACATGTGGGCTGATGACTGGACCGTGGTCACGAAGGACCGGAAGCGCACTGCCCAGTTTGAGCACACGCTGCTGGTGACGGACTCCGGTGCGGAGATCCTGACCCTGCCGTAG
- a CDS encoding SPOR domain-containing protein codes for MTEYWYNVRTHEIEEDRLSDWSQLIGPYKTREEAEHALEKVRARNEAWEKDDDD; via the coding sequence ATGACTGAGTACTGGTACAACGTCAGGACGCACGAGATCGAAGAGGACCGGCTGTCCGACTGGAGCCAGCTGATCGGCCCGTACAAAACCAGGGAAGAGGCCGAGCACGCCCTCGAGAAGGTCCGCGCCCGCAATGAGGCGTGGGAAAAGGACGACGACGACTGA
- the panB gene encoding 3-methyl-2-oxobutanoate hydroxymethyltransferase: MATSNSSDSSMSADVPAPYGSGPGQAAASAAERKPAKVRIHHLQQAKRDGTKFAMLTAYEQYTAEIFDAAGIEVLLVGDSASNNVFGNETSLPVTVDELLPLCRAVARSAKRALVVADLPFGSYEVSPEQAVAAGVRFLKEGLAHAVKIEGGKYYAPTVKAMVQAGIPVMAHIGFTPQSEHALGGYRVQGRGGDAQRLIDDAVALAEAGAFSVLMEMVPAETAAAVDAAVTVPTVGIGAGKETTGQVLVWQDMAGLRGGRMAKFVKQYADLRSTLLDAATAYADDVRSGQFPGPEHSF, translated from the coding sequence ATGGCCACAAGCAACAGCTCCGACTCCAGCATGTCCGCCGACGTCCCCGCCCCCTACGGCAGCGGGCCCGGGCAGGCTGCCGCGTCCGCTGCGGAACGGAAGCCTGCAAAAGTCCGCATCCACCACCTTCAGCAGGCCAAGAGGGACGGGACCAAGTTCGCGATGCTGACTGCCTATGAGCAGTACACGGCGGAGATCTTCGACGCCGCCGGCATCGAAGTGCTCCTCGTCGGCGACTCGGCGTCGAACAACGTGTTCGGCAATGAAACCAGCCTGCCGGTGACCGTGGACGAGCTGCTCCCGCTGTGCAGGGCCGTGGCGCGGTCCGCCAAACGCGCGCTGGTGGTGGCCGACCTGCCGTTCGGCAGCTACGAGGTTTCGCCCGAGCAGGCCGTCGCCGCGGGCGTTCGCTTCCTCAAGGAAGGCCTGGCCCACGCCGTCAAGATTGAGGGCGGCAAGTACTATGCCCCCACCGTGAAGGCCATGGTGCAGGCCGGGATCCCGGTGATGGCGCACATCGGTTTCACCCCGCAGAGCGAGCACGCGCTGGGCGGGTACCGCGTCCAGGGCCGCGGCGGCGACGCACAGCGGTTGATTGACGACGCCGTCGCGCTGGCTGAGGCGGGCGCGTTCAGTGTGCTGATGGAAATGGTTCCGGCCGAGACGGCGGCCGCGGTGGACGCGGCGGTCACTGTTCCCACCGTGGGGATCGGCGCCGGCAAGGAAACCACCGGGCAGGTGCTCGTCTGGCAGGATATGGCGGGGCTCCGCGGCGGGCGGATGGCCAAGTTCGTCAAGCAGTACGCGGACCTGCGCAGCACCCTTTTGGATGCTGCCACTGCCTACGCCGACGACGTCCGGTCCGGCCAGTTCCCCGGGCCTGAACACTCCTTCTGA
- the glnA gene encoding type I glutamate--ammonia ligase, translated as MDRQQEFVLRTIEERDVRFVRLWFTDVVGSLKSVALAPAEVEGAFEEGLGFDGSAIEGLARVFESDMLAQPDPSTFQILPWRGETEQTSRMFCDILTPDGEPSAADPRNVLKRTLAKAADMGFTCYTHPEIEFYLLKSQEPGPDGAPVPVDEGGYFDHVPGGVAQDFRRTAVTMLESVGISVEFSHHEAGPGQNEIDLRYADALQTADNIMTFRTVIKEVALQQGTYATFMPKPFTAHPGSGMHTHFSLFEGDTNAFYEAGAEFQLSKTARQFIAGILKHAPEFTAVTNQFVNSYKRLWGGGEAPSYLSWGHNNRSALVRVPLYKPGKGQSARIEYRGIDSAANPYLAYAVLLGAGLKGIEEGYDLPAAAEDDVWSLSSAERRAMGHDPLPASLHDAIRTMEDSELMPQILGEQVFEHFLRNKRAEWQDYRLQVTPYELQRNLGIL; from the coding sequence ATGGACCGCCAGCAAGAGTTTGTCCTGCGCACAATCGAAGAGCGCGACGTACGGTTCGTACGCCTGTGGTTCACCGACGTCGTGGGCTCGCTCAAGTCCGTGGCACTTGCGCCCGCTGAGGTTGAGGGCGCCTTCGAGGAAGGCCTGGGCTTCGACGGTTCCGCGATCGAAGGCCTGGCCCGGGTGTTCGAATCCGACATGTTGGCCCAGCCCGACCCCTCCACGTTCCAGATCCTGCCCTGGCGCGGCGAGACGGAGCAGACGTCGAGGATGTTCTGCGACATCCTCACGCCCGACGGCGAGCCGTCCGCCGCGGATCCGCGCAATGTGCTGAAGCGGACCCTCGCCAAGGCGGCGGACATGGGCTTCACCTGCTACACGCACCCCGAGATCGAGTTCTACCTCCTGAAGTCGCAGGAACCGGGTCCGGACGGCGCGCCCGTGCCGGTGGACGAGGGCGGCTATTTCGACCATGTGCCCGGCGGCGTAGCCCAGGACTTCCGCCGGACGGCCGTGACCATGCTCGAATCCGTGGGGATCTCGGTGGAATTCAGCCACCACGAAGCAGGTCCAGGCCAGAACGAAATCGACCTCCGCTACGCGGATGCCCTGCAGACCGCGGACAACATCATGACGTTCCGCACGGTCATCAAGGAAGTGGCACTCCAGCAGGGGACCTATGCCACCTTTATGCCCAAGCCGTTCACCGCGCATCCCGGGTCCGGCATGCACACGCACTTCTCCTTGTTTGAGGGGGACACCAACGCCTTCTACGAGGCCGGCGCGGAATTCCAGCTGTCCAAGACCGCCCGCCAGTTCATTGCCGGCATCCTGAAGCACGCCCCGGAATTCACTGCGGTGACCAACCAGTTCGTCAACTCCTACAAGCGGCTCTGGGGCGGCGGGGAAGCCCCCAGCTACCTGAGCTGGGGCCACAACAACCGCTCGGCGCTGGTCCGGGTTCCGCTGTACAAGCCGGGCAAGGGGCAGTCCGCCCGGATCGAGTACCGCGGCATCGATTCCGCCGCGAACCCCTACCTGGCGTACGCCGTCCTGCTCGGCGCCGGCCTCAAGGGCATCGAGGAAGGCTACGACCTTCCCGCAGCCGCCGAGGACGACGTCTGGTCGCTGAGCTCCGCGGAACGCCGGGCCATGGGCCACGATCCCCTTCCCGCAAGCCTCCACGACGCCATCCGGACCATGGAAGACTCCGAACTGATGCCCCAGATCCTGGGCGAGCAGGTCTTTGAACACTTCCTGCGCAACAAGCGCGCCGAGTGGCAGGACTACCGCCTGCAGGTGACGCCCTACGAGCTGCAGCGCAACCTCGGCATCCTCTAG